One region of Quercus lobata isolate SW786 chromosome 2, ValleyOak3.0 Primary Assembly, whole genome shotgun sequence genomic DNA includes:
- the LOC115970743 gene encoding protein FAR1-RELATED SEQUENCE 5-like, translating into MEHEELYDALDNSRPSEQELPLEDFGDCELKSKPYVGMQFDSLDDVETFYKEFAKKEGFGIRIRTSKKAPRSDDVTSRIYVCCSKGQCKTKNALDNGLSRDDENKARRSCSSLRTRCEAMLRVMKNKKLQKWVVKGFDNNHNHGIISPKSVSYLRCHKKMSTAAKSLVEKFGEEGLPTGKVAMMFNVGDQTFTSRDCWNHLRDVRGKNLDVGDASAVLNYCQKQQAQNSNFFYAIQCDDVDHMVNFFGVDARSRMAYQYFGDVVTFDTTYKTNKYDMPFAPFTGLNHHCQSILFGCVLLQDETEQTFVWLFETWLQAMKDYIIFKSHGYRFTIEILSLQE; encoded by the coding sequence ATGGAACATGAAGAGTTATATGATGCCCTAGACAATTCGAGACCATCAGAACAAGAGTTACCGCTTGAAGATTTTGGTGATTGTGAGTTGAAATCCAAGCCATATGTCGGAATGCAATTTGACTCCCTTGATGATGTTGAAACTTTTTACAAAGAATTTGCCAAAAAagaaggttttggaatccgtATCCGTACGAGTAAAAAAGCACCCAGAAGTGATGATGTAACAAGTCGTATTTATGTATGTTGTAGTAAAGGGCagtgcaaaacaaaaaatgcattaGACAATGGTTTGAGTAGAGATGATGAAAACAAGGCTCGTAGAAGTTGCTCAAGTCTTAGAACTAGATGTGAAGCAATGCTTAGGGTCATGAAGAATAAGAAGTTGCAGAAATGGGTTGTGAAGGGATTTGACAACAACCACAATCATGGTATTATTAGTCCAAAGAGTGTGTCATACCTCCGATGCCACAAAAAAATGTCTACCGCTGCTAAGAGTCTAGTTGAAAAATTTGGTGAAGAAGGTCTTCCAACAGGAAAAGTTGCCATGATGTTCAATGTAGGTGACCAAACATTTACAAGTAGAGATTGTTGGAATCACTTGAGAGATGTTAGGGGAAAAAATCTAGATGTTGGAGATGCCTCAGCTGTCCTTAATTATTGCCAAAAACAACAAGCTCAAAACTCCAATTTCTTTTATGCAATTCAATGTGATGATGTTGACCATatggttaatttttttggggtggaTGCGCGATCAAGAATGGCTTATCAATACTTTGGGGATGTAGTGACATTTGACACAACttacaaaacaaacaagtaTGATATGCCATTTGCTCCTTTTACGGGGTTAAACCATCATTGtcaatcaattttatttggttgtgtATTGTTGCAAGATGAGACAGAACAAACTTTTGTGTGGCTATTTGAAACTTGGCTTCAAGCAATGAAGGATTATATAATATTCAAGAGTCATGGGTACCGGTTTACAATAGAAATACTTTCTTTGCAGGAATGA